From one Musa acuminata AAA Group cultivar baxijiao chromosome BXJ2-6, Cavendish_Baxijiao_AAA, whole genome shotgun sequence genomic stretch:
- the LOC135615149 gene encoding protein TIFY 9-like isoform X2 — translation MSRDVVEFDFFAMEKTRSRAMDQRTSAPGAKLSAISRMNPQLLRNVISSVGRTPIPPPLSLLVLNPSDLSARRNDSVTAPLTIFYNGTVAVFDLAHNKAEAIMKMAEISGKGFLDKLDEDLLPMARKKSLQRFFQKRKERLTAAGPYERRQATGSAKNTC, via the exons ATGTCGAGAGATGTCGTGGAATTCGATTTCTTTGCGATGGAGAAGACACGATCCCGCGCCATGGATCAAAGGACCTCCGCCCCAG GCGCCAAGCTGAGCGCCATCTCCAGGATGAATCCGCAACTCCTGcggaacgtgatctcctccgtcgGGAGAACACCGATTCCACCTCCGCTGTCGCTTCTTGTTCTGAATCCGTCCGATCTGTCCGCACGAAGGAACGATTCTGTAACGGCGCCATTAACGATCTTTTACAACGGCACCGTCGCCGTTTTCGATCTTGCGCACAATAAG GCGGAGGCAATAATGAAGATGGCGGAGATCAGCGGGAAAGGGTTTCTAGATAAACTTGACGAAG ATCTGTTGCCGATGGCTCGGAAGAAATCACTGCAGCGCTTCTTCCAGAAGCGCAAAGAGAG GTTGACGGCAGCAGGTCCATACGAGAGGAGACAGGCGACGGGTTCGGCTAAGAATACGTGTTGA
- the LOC135615149 gene encoding protein TIFY 9-like isoform X1: MSRDVVEFDFFAMEKTRSRAMDQRTSAPGAKLSAISRMNPQLLRNVISSVGRTPIPPPLSLLVLNPSDLSARRNDSVTAPLTIFYNGTVAVFDLAHNKAEAIMKMAEISGKGFLDKLDEDLLPMARKKSLQRFFQKRKERCRLTAAGPYERRQATGSAKNTC, encoded by the exons ATGTCGAGAGATGTCGTGGAATTCGATTTCTTTGCGATGGAGAAGACACGATCCCGCGCCATGGATCAAAGGACCTCCGCCCCAG GCGCCAAGCTGAGCGCCATCTCCAGGATGAATCCGCAACTCCTGcggaacgtgatctcctccgtcgGGAGAACACCGATTCCACCTCCGCTGTCGCTTCTTGTTCTGAATCCGTCCGATCTGTCCGCACGAAGGAACGATTCTGTAACGGCGCCATTAACGATCTTTTACAACGGCACCGTCGCCGTTTTCGATCTTGCGCACAATAAG GCGGAGGCAATAATGAAGATGGCGGAGATCAGCGGGAAAGGGTTTCTAGATAAACTTGACGAAG ATCTGTTGCCGATGGCTCGGAAGAAATCACTGCAGCGCTTCTTCCAGAAGCGCAAAGAGAG GTGCAGGTTGACGGCAGCAGGTCCATACGAGAGGAGACAGGCGACGGGTTCGGCTAAGAATACGTGTTGA
- the LOC135615148 gene encoding protein CURLY FLAG LEAF 1-like: MTAPNIEMISVFLRSCDLGRVAAAHLAEVSDESAGEVTVELNSETALPCHWEQCLDMRSGQVYYINRETGIRTTKDPRTAVAIAAAASYSSSYQSKQDSSSDDSCSEIGGSDDDEDSVDTANSCLTSLSSTSSTDTAAAAGGSQILVSAGCLSCFMYFMIPKSVDACPKCGSGGFLKLGRHGCV; the protein is encoded by the exons ATGACGGCGCCCAACATCGAAATGATTTCTGTTTTTCTTAGGAGTTGCGATCTGGGGAGAGTCGCAGCGGCTCATCTCGCGGAGGTTAGCGATGAGAGCGCGGGGGAAGTCACGGTGGAACTGAACTCGGAGACGGCGCTCCCTTGTCACTGGGAGCAGTGTCTAGACATGCGG TCGGGGCAAGTCTACTACATCAACCGGGAGACTGGGATCAGGACGACCAAGGACCCAAGAACCGCCgtcgccatcgccgccgccgcctcctattCGTCGAGCTACCAGTCCAAGCAAGACTCCTCCTCTGACGACAGCTGCTCCGAAATCGGCGGCAGCGACGACGACGAGGACAGCGTCGATACCGCCAACTCCTGCCTCACCTCCCTCTCATCCACCTCCTCCACAGATACTGCAGCAGCGGCCGGCGGCAGCCAAATCCTCGTTTCCGCCGGCTGCCTCTCCTGCTTCATGTACTTCATGATCCCGAAGAGCGTCGACGCCTGCCCCAAGTGCGGCAGCGGCGGCTTCCTCAAACTTGGCCGCCACGGCTGCGTCTGA